The nucleotide window TTCTCCTTCCAGCTTCGTAATCGCTTATAACAGACGGAGATATTCCGAGCTTTCTTGCAAGCTCGCTCTGAGAAATAGAAAATATTTGCCTCCACTTCTTCATCGCTTCTCCATGATGTTCTGCCAAAACTATCTCGCCACAAACTCGCTCTGCAAATCTTCTGTGCTCCACAAGACTAATTTTCCACTCTGCTTATAAATTTAACTAATTGACTATAATTATTTCGACAATTGTCTAACTTTTTCCCACTTGTAAAGCTCCACGACGTCTGCAAGCGTCCTGCCCTTTTCCTCTATTTCACCCCTAATTCGATCTTCAGACTTTTTAACTTCAAATGCTCTCCTCGCAATCTCGTAAGCTCTCTGCTTTGGAATTACCATCACTCCGTTATCGTCCGCAATTATCCAGTCTCCTGGATTTACCTCTATGCCCCCGCAAATTATCCTGACGTTGATCTCTCCAAAACCTTTGGGCTCACCTGCATTTGGAACTTCTCTTTTTGCAAAAAGTGGAAAGCCCAAAGCCCTTATGTCGTCAACATCTCTAACAGCACCATCAATAATAACCCCTGCAATCTTCCTGTTGAGACAACTTCTTGTCGCAAGTTCCCCCCAAACTGCTGCAGTATCACCGGAACATTTTATTACAATCACATCCCCCTCACCAGCTACGTTTATAGCTTCCACTGGCTTGGCCCAGTCTCCATCCATCGTGCTTACAGTTACTGCCTTGCCAACAATTTTTTTACCGCGAACCAGTGGATAGATTCCGCTCATAGCTCTTGCCCGATGCATCGCATCGCTCACGTTTGGTGTTGAAACTTTCATTAAAAGCTCTCGTGTCTCTTCATCCATGCTCTTTTTAACGTAAGTACCGGCCTTTTTGTCAATTGCTTCCCTAACCCTTCTGGCGGATTCAACGACATTTCTCGACTTTACTATGTTGCTACCAACTATAACAATCTTTGCCCCCAAAGAAACGCAAACTGATGCTCTTTCTGCATCAAGTCCGCCAGCTACAGCAATGGGAAGGTTAACACTTCCAACAAC belongs to Archaeoglobaceae archaeon and includes:
- the hxlA gene encoding 3-hexulose-6-phosphate synthase, which codes for MDKPILQVALDLLELKRAIEIADEAIKGGADWVEAGTPLIKSEGMNAVRELKRAFKDHKIVADMKTIDTGAVEVEMAAKSGADIVIILGLSNDATIAEAIRAGRKYGCEIMADLINHPDPVKRAKELEEIGVDYLNVHVGIDQQMIGIDPLEVLKNVVGSVNLPIAVAGGLDAERASVCVSLGAKIVIVGSNIVKSRNVVESARRVREAIDKKAGTYVKKSMDEETRELLMKVSTPNVSDAMHRARAMSGIYPLVRGKKIVGKAVTVSTMDGDWAKPVEAINVAGEGDVIVIKCSGDTAAVWGELATRSCLNRKIAGVIIDGAVRDVDDIRALGFPLFAKREVPNAGEPKGFGEINVRIICGGIEVNPGDWIIADDNGVMVIPKQRAYEIARRAFEVKKSEDRIRGEIEEKGRTLADVVELYKWEKVRQLSK